Genomic DNA from Mus caroli chromosome 8, CAROLI_EIJ_v1.1, whole genome shotgun sequence:
NNNNNNNNNNNNNNNNNNNNNNNNNNNNNNNNNNNNNNNNNNNNNNNNNNNNNNNNNNNNNNNNNNNNNNNNNNNNNNNNNNNNNNNNNNNNNNNNNNNNNNNNNNNNNNNNNNNNNNNNNNNNNNNNNNNNNNNNNNNNNNNNNNNNNNNNNNNNNNNNNNNNNNNNNNNNNNNNNNNNNNNNNNNNNNNNNNNNNNNNNNNNNNNNNNNNNNNNNNNNNNNNNNNNNNNNNNNNNNNNctcagaaatccgcctgcctctgcctcccgagtgctgggattaaagacgtgcgccaccacgcccggctttttcagcattttttaaaattatgttttcaatgATATATTTGAAGTGCATTGgtattttgtgtgcatatatgagtgtgtatctgtgagggtgttggatcccctggaactggagttacagacagttctgagcttcCATATGGATTCTGGCAATTGGATctgggctctctggaagagcaaccagtgctcttgacgaccgagctatctctctagccttgtttattttatttactttttaagagaCAGTCTAACTGTGTAGTCCAGGTTTGCCtgtctatgtagtcctggttggtCTTGAACAAAtagtctttctgtctcagcctttcaagtgctggggttacaggcatgttaATGCCcagcttctgtttttttttctcatagttttCTACAgggaatataattttttttccaccATAGAGCAAGTTAGTAAGTAATAGGAGACAAAAACTTTAGAAATGAATGTGCAAATTGCCTTATCAATTTGGATCCATAGAACTGTGATCTTAGGAAATAATGTTAGtatatatgcttgtatgtgtgcctATTTTACCTGTAACGTGTAATAGCAGGGAGTTTCCAGAGTCCTGGATGCAGTATGTATTTTTAACCCccagtatatattgtatattttgcatataagctactaattataataaaaaaatgaagcaatGTCATtgtaaagacaataaaaatacaaCGTTTTTCTTTTCAGCCTAGAGGTTGTATTACATAGTCTATAACCCCTTACTCTCGGGAGTGCACTCCAAGAGTCTAGATGTCTGAAACTGAGTAGTGCTGAGTGCTATGCAGTTTATTTTTCATATGCACGCTTTTATACAGCTAACCTTGTAAATTGGGTACAATAAAAGAATCAAAGTAACTAATAATTAAGTAGAACCACTAAGAATTATTGCATTAAAACTTAAGTGACTGTAGTAGCCTCTCTCAGAATATCTAATTGTACTTTACTCTTGCGATTTGAGATGCTATAATTCCCGTGTGGTGTTAGGCCACTGTAGAAGGGTTGCTTGAACAGAAACTGCAGTGCCTTAATAGTGGGGCTGAGAGCCTGGAGGATTACCTCATCACTAACATGGATAGTATATACAGACTGGATACACATGGCCCAGGGTGGACAGACCAGGACAAAGAGCTGCCACatggttgggaattgaacctggcgcctttagaagagcagcaatTATTCTTACCCACNatggttgggaattgaacctggcgcctttagaagagcagcaattattcttacccactgagacatctttccagcctctaatataatttttaaaaatagcatagaaaataatggatttcattatgacatttttttttcaaacatgtaTAGATTATTTATTCTGAGATAATTTCCTGGAATAAATTTGTAGCTGTCGTTTCTGGCTCAAAGGtatgttgggaactaaaaaggggggctctggggaagagtgggaagaggaagacccacaccccaccagagttccacctattctctggtcagtcaggtgtgggagagctgccatacactttaCACTCATCCCCgagtgggcatctaagcctctgacccactcttcgggtgtgtgtgtgtgtgtgtgtgtgtgtgtgtgtgtgtgtgtgtgtgtgtgctaaggggcagccctacctgggagccccggagctactttgctaaagccctGGAAATCCCTAAAGCCACTGAGATTATGGggcagagggatgagggaagaggttcccaacactggcgAGAGTAagcacagccttgatgagcagagactatggttttagagctttattgtagaaaggcagggagaaagagaaagagggagagagtagaggagagaggagaggagacagagtgagagggtgagagtgagaagtaagagagagaggtgggggccTAACAATCCCTTTAAtagtctttactgttgctaggtaactggggaggagtttagcctgaaggtcagaagcttgggccattgcctatgtgacttctagccatgcttttcttgtgggggctctggggggtggtaacttaggcaggaacCACagtccaggagcatgagggaacgcctactgtgtcatgtaggtgaattatcactcttcggggttcagacctcagcgcgactggagaccagcctgtctatgCATAGCCTAATTCCTCACAAAGGGAGTGTAATGGTTTTCTTAGGTGATAGTAAAACAGTATTAAGAATGTAAACTATGTTCTCTGCATGGCCATTGGGGTAACAAGAAGTGAAATGGGATGGAGGGATGGCTGAGCAAgtgcacttgctgttctttttttttttttttttttNNNNNNNNNNNNNNNgcctcgaactcagagatccgcctgcctctgcctccccagtgctgggattaaaggtgcacttGCTGTTTTTGATGTGAGCTGGGCTCACTACCTTGACCCTCATGGAAGCTAGGTCTCCAACTCCAGTTGTagggcatctgataccctcttgTGGCTTACGTAGGaagtaggcacacacatataGTGCATATAAACACATGTGCAATGTGCAAAcacaacatgaaaataaaagaaagctggtggtagtggtgcacacctttgatcccagtacttacaaggcagaggcaggcagatcactgtgagcgtgagacctgcctggtctacagagcaaattccaggacagccagctctatacagagaaacttttacttgaaaaatactgagagagagagagagagagagagagagagcgctctctgtagtccaggctggcctcaagctcagaaatccgcctgcctctgcctcccaagtgctgggattaaaggcgtgcgccaccacgccccgcaacTGCCACAGTTCTTAAGAGGTGCTTAATGTCTTTAATACTCTTATAAGAGACAGGTGTGGTAGTGTAAACCTGTAATCCCACTACTTGGAGAGTGGAGGCCAGCTTTGGCTGTACCTCAAAATATAACAATCCCAAATcccaggggactggagagatggctcagaggtttagagctCTAGCTTCTCTTATAGAATTCAAGTCCACGTCCCACAATGGAGGCTCACTAGCACCTGTAACTGTAGTCCCATAGgatctgaagtcctcttctgtaCATGTaagaaaacattcatatacataaacacacacacacacacacacacacatacatacacacacacacacacacaaatcaatctTGCTGAgtgttggtggcacatgcctttaatcccagcacctaggaggcagaggaaggtgggtttcagtgagtttgaggctagcttggtctacagagtgagttccagagcaagCAAGgctaaacaaagagaaacaaataaatataaaataaaataaatcccaaaccaaacccacccacccctcaAAAACTCTGTCAGCTCTAATAAAAGCttttcacctttcttttttttttctttttggttatttcgagggagggtttctctgtgtagccctggctgtcctggaactcactctgtagaccaggctggtctcgaactcagaaatccccctgcctctgcctcccaagtgctgggattaaaggtgtgcgccaccaccacccagtgcttttcacctttcctttttttttttttaaagatttattttatttattatatgtaagtacattgtagctgtctgtcttcagatgcaccaagagggcatcagatttcgttatggatggttgtgagccaccatgtggttgctgggatttgaacttcggacctttggaagagcagtcgggtgctcttacccactgagccatctcaccagccccgcttTTCACCTTTCTTAACAGTTTTTGGTGCATTGAATATCTTTAGATCCTGATAGAGTGAATaggagaagtaaaaataaaagaatactttCAAGAAATGTAATTTACAGCACATAGTAGTGTGTTTTAGTTTGGAAATACCCTAGACTTTTGGACCCAAAGCAAGTCAGTTTGTGGGAATCATATTTGTGACCTTCCTGATTATTGCGAGTACATTCATATTAACACTAATGCTGTCTGAAAGTCAAGCCATTAAGAATATATTGTCTTCAGTCAGTTTTAAAGTACTGGAGTTTAAATAAACAGGGACTTTGTGCcgtggtgccacatgcctgtaatcccattcCTTTGGAGGCTGGGGCCTATCGATTGAggttgaggttagcctgggctgtaTATCAAGACTGCCTCATCCCCTTCCTTGTGCTATAACAAAGGGCTCTGTATAGACATGTTTTGTTCTGGGTTTAGAGGCAGGCACATTTTAATAGAGGCACAATTTAGGTAGGATTTTGCTACCTAAATACTACTTTTTAATCTGTGTGGCCTTGCCTAAGTGACTTATTTTAGCTGTTAGTTGTGCTTCATTTTTAttgtctgcctgcaagctgcgGCTCAGTGTTGCCAGTGGTGCATGCTGTGGGTGCTCCTCTAGTTTTCGAGTTGCTGTATTAAGTAGACTGGTAAGTTCACATTATGGACTGCATATTTAATGAGGATACATACACAAGAGTGCACATTTCACATGGTTTCTTTTCTACTAGAAATCTTTTAGCCATTCAAGTCAGATCAGTTTTGTAATAGTTTGGCCTcaggaaattttcatttttcccagaagagacagagactgtTTTGAAAGCTTTTGTTTATCTCCAGTGGAAGGCTAGACCACCTCACTGTCACGTTTTCTGATGTTGTCCATCATACTCCTGAGAGGACTCGGCTCGCTTTTCAAGTCCTTCACGGTTTTGTTCTTTGCACAGCAGCAGCAGTCAAGTACCTCATAAAGGAAAGCCAGCACAACTAAGGACACCACAGTCACTATGAACACAAGCAGGATGACAAAGCAGGCAGTGTTCCAGTTGTCATGGAAAGGGTAAATCTGTTGGACTTGAAATCCAAGGTACTGGTAAACAGAGGTGGTGGTTTCATTCCAGTGCCCGGAAGCCATTCTTGAGACTCCAGTTCCTGTACTCCTGTTTGGAATCTGCACCATGGGAgaaaatgaatatgtatataaCCAGACTACCAGACGGGTGCTTTCAGATCTCAGCTCTGAAATTTCTTAGTAAATTTATACAGTCACTGTGGACTTACTGTCTAACAAAATCAATGATGGAAATACATgcaattttcttttgtgtttttacaatTAGTTATTATACTCAAGTTTTTATGCATTTCacttattatataatatttgtgtttgggatacacacacacacacacacacacacacacaagatttgcTTATGGAATTTACAGCTAACAAAGGGAAGAGCTGCCAGCTTAAAGCTTGGCTATTGCAGTGGTCAGTGAGCAATTACCTTTGACCATGGGAAGGAGTCTTGCCGTTCCCTTCTaggctctccttcccttctttggcTAGGGTGTTTTTGTC
This window encodes:
- the Smim18 gene encoding small integral membrane protein 18, giving the protein MASGHWNETTTSVYQYLGFQVQQIYPFHDNWNTACFVILLVFIVTVVSLVVLAFLYEVLDCCCCAKNKTVKDLKSEPSPLRSMMDNIRKRDSEVV